In Candidatus Methylomirabilota bacterium, the DNA window CGGTCTCGAGCTCGCGCGCCGTCTCAACATCCCGGTCTCCACCGACTTTCGCGAGCTCGTCCGCAATCAGCGTCTCGATCTCATCATCGACGTGACGGGCAATCCCCAGGTCCACGCCGAGATCGACCGCATCAAGGCGCCGGCCAGCGAGGTGATGGGCGGGGCCAGCGCCAAGTTCATGTGGGATCTCCTCGCCGAGCGCAAGCGCTCCGAGGAGCTGGAAGACCGCTACTCCCTGATGCTGCGCGAGCTCCAGCGGCAGGCTGAGGGCGACTTCATCATCGGCCAGAACCCCAAGATGAAGGAAGTGGCCGAGCTGATCGCGCGGGTCGCGCCGACGCCCACCACGGTGCTGATCCGCGGGGAGTCGGGGACGGGCAAGGAGCTCGTGGCCCGCGCGATTCACCGCTACTCGAATCTCCGCGACAAGCCGCTGGTGACGGTGAACTGCACCGCGCTGACGCCCACCCTGATGGAGTCCGAGCTCTTCGGTCACAAGCGCGGCGCGTTCACGGGCGCGGTGGCCGACAAGGCCGGCCTCGTGGAGAAGGCGGACGGGGGCACGATCTTCCTCGACGAGATCGGCGATATGCCGGGCGAGATGCAGGCCAAGCTCCTCCGCGTGCTCCAGGCCGGGGAGATCAAGGCGGTAGGAGACTCCATCACGCGAAAAGTCCGCGTGCGCGTGATCGCCGCCACGAATCGCGACCTCGAGAAGGCAATGGAAGCGGGCGAGTTCCGCTCCGACCTCTTCTATCGCTTCAACACGTTCACGATCACGCTCCCCCGGCTGAGCGAGCGCACCGAGGACATCCCCGTCCTCGCCTACCATTTCCTGCGCAAGGCCGAGGCGAAGGTGAATAAGAAGGTCGACCGGTTCTCCCCCGAAGCGCTCGATCTCTTGACGCGCTATCCGTGGCCGGGCAACCTGCGCGAGCTCGAGAACGTCATCGAGCGCT includes these proteins:
- a CDS encoding sigma 54-interacting transcriptional regulator, yielding MTKVVIVGAGKGGRALLEMIVGDPTVSIVGVADANAWAPGLELARRLNIPVSTDFRELVRNQRLDLIIDVTGNPQVHAEIDRIKAPASEVMGGASAKFMWDLLAERKRSEELEDRYSLMLRELQRQAEGDFIIGQNPKMKEVAELIARVAPTPTTVLIRGESGTGKELVARAIHRYSNLRDKPLVTVNCTALTPTLMESELFGHKRGAFTGAVADKAGLVEKADGGTIFLDEIGDMPGEMQAKLLRVLQAGEIKAVGDSITRKVRVRVIAATNRDLEKAMEAGEFRSDLFYRFNTFTITLPRLSERTEDIPVLAYHFLRKAEAKVNKKVDRFSPEALDLLTRYPWPGNLRELENVIERSVVLASTREVGLAHLPLYLQEGSPIRIASEEGFLDAKERAIQLFEREAVTRFLAEARGNISLAAKQAKITRRNFHRLIAKYSINSKIYKTENHKTQ